Proteins encoded within one genomic window of Gemmatimonadota bacterium:
- a CDS encoding amidohydrolase family protein, producing the protein MKRRLVLAASLLWAPLPAAAQAPEYDVLIVGGRVVDGTGNPWFRADVGVRGGRVVAIGDLASARAARVVDARGKVVTPGFIDIHSHGGEGLASEDVRRRRAPNVVTQGVTTIVINPDGGGPLGIGTQKATLERLQIGLNTALLVPHNTVRQAVLGDDHRRLATPTELERMRALVRTGMQEGAIGLSAGLEYVPGIWSDNEEVIALVGEIVPFGGVYIQHERSGADAPVWWVPSRDDPEDIGVGRYSLIDNINDLVTVAERTGARVVQTHLKAKGTRYWGSAAGIISVVRRARERGLEVYGDQYPYPTSGSDGRVTLIPGWAIDAERWSGDESEERPDHAAALRRTLADADAARALRRDVEREIWYRGGAENLIVFDYPDPSWIGRSVADLAEERGVSPLELAFTLQLEGYPDRPGGARLRGFSFAEEDIEALAAEPWVATASDGGIALPEDGPTTHARYYGTFPRKIRRYALERGVLSVEAAVRAGTSLPAQILGLRNRGRIELGYWADLAVLDLDRVRDVADFTDPHQLSQGVEFVLVNGTFVVDGEGRVTGALPGVVITPTAGRAAPAIP; encoded by the coding sequence ATGAAGCGTCGTCTCGTGCTGGCAGCGTCACTGCTGTGGGCGCCGCTGCCCGCTGCAGCCCAGGCACCCGAGTACGATGTGCTGATCGTCGGGGGGCGCGTCGTCGACGGCACCGGCAACCCCTGGTTCCGCGCCGATGTCGGTGTGCGGGGAGGGCGGGTTGTCGCAATCGGCGATCTCGCATCGGCCCGCGCCGCGCGGGTGGTGGATGCGCGGGGGAAGGTGGTGACGCCCGGGTTCATCGACATCCACTCCCACGGGGGCGAGGGACTGGCGTCGGAGGACGTGCGCCGACGGCGCGCCCCCAACGTGGTCACGCAGGGCGTCACGACCATCGTGATCAACCCGGACGGCGGGGGGCCGTTGGGGATCGGCACGCAGAAGGCCACCCTGGAGCGCCTGCAGATCGGTCTGAACACGGCCCTGCTGGTCCCGCACAACACGGTGCGCCAGGCGGTCCTGGGTGACGATCACCGACGGCTGGCCACACCCACCGAGCTCGAGCGGATGCGCGCGCTGGTGCGGACGGGGATGCAGGAGGGTGCGATCGGCCTCTCCGCCGGACTCGAGTACGTCCCCGGGATCTGGAGCGACAACGAGGAGGTCATCGCGCTGGTCGGGGAGATCGTGCCCTTCGGAGGCGTCTACATCCAGCACGAACGATCGGGCGCGGACGCGCCCGTCTGGTGGGTGCCGTCGCGGGACGATCCGGAGGACATCGGCGTCGGCCGCTACTCCCTGATCGACAACATCAACGACCTCGTCACGGTCGCGGAGCGGACGGGAGCGCGGGTGGTCCAGACCCACCTCAAGGCCAAGGGCACCCGCTACTGGGGAAGCGCCGCCGGGATCATCTCGGTCGTGCGCCGGGCCCGTGAGCGCGGCCTGGAGGTCTACGGGGACCAGTATCCGTATCCGACGAGCGGCAGCGACGGCAGGGTGACCCTCATCCCGGGATGGGCCATCGACGCCGAGCGGTGGTCCGGGGACGAGTCCGAGGAACGGCCCGACCATGCGGCCGCGCTGCGCCGCACGCTCGCGGATGCCGACGCGGCCCGAGCACTCCGCCGGGACGTGGAGCGCGAGATCTGGTATCGGGGCGGCGCGGAGAACCTGATCGTCTTCGACTACCCCGACCCGTCGTGGATCGGGCGGAGCGTCGCGGATCTGGCGGAGGAGCGGGGTGTGTCGCCCCTCGAGCTGGCGTTCACGCTGCAGCTCGAAGGCTATCCCGACCGCCCCGGAGGCGCGCGTCTCCGCGGCTTCAGCTTCGCCGAGGAGGACATCGAGGCACTCGCGGCCGAGCCCTGGGTGGCGACCGCCAGCGACGGAGGGATCGCGCTCCCCGAAGACGGCCCCACCACGCACGCGCGCTACTACGGCACCTTCCCGCGCAAGATCCGGAGGTACGCGCTGGAGCGGGGCGTCCTCTCGGTGGAAGCCGCCGTGCGCGCGGGGACCTCGCTGCCGGCGCAGATCCTCGGTCTGCGCAACCGCGGCCGGATCGAGCTTGGCTATTGGGCCGATCTGGCCGTCCTGGACCTGGACCGCGTGCGGGACGTCGCCGACTTCACCGATCCGCACCAGCTCTCCCAGGGCGTGGAGTTCGTTCTCGTGAACGGCACGTTCGTGGTGGACGGGGAGGGTCGGGTGACCGGAGCGCTTCCCGGCGTCGTCATCACCCCGACGGCCGGGCGTGCAGCACCGGCCATCCCGTGA
- a CDS encoding CapA family protein has protein sequence MHCFVPLRTYVLGFSLVLGIATPSAAQESYPPQPHRDDYGDATFALAGDAIITRKLSVYTEPDFLELRDLIHSASAAFVNAEMLFLDYQELDIIPASQSGGTYMRAEPELADELVWMGFDLVSTANNHSLDFSFGGLRSNLRWLRESGLVASGTGENLAEARAPKYMETPHGRVALISASSSFVDFNRAGPQRKDFRGRPGLNPLRVETTYIVPPDRFRQLQELRSGLDLGGARSDDELRLFGSTFQRGDAFSVLTEPNAEDIAEIAASVSDAKRQANWVIVSSHTHQGGGGVADFLREFAHAVIDAGADIFVGHGPHVLRGVEIYKGKPIFYSLGDFLMQNETVELQPWENYNSVGLGPEALPGEFYVARNEQSNGSFPARPGAWEAVVAVPVFHSGVLERIELHPITLGYGLGVPQRGRPLLAKGELAERIIRGLAELSEPLGTRVTFEDGIGLVRPQN, from the coding sequence ATGCATTGCTTCGTTCCGCTTCGCACGTATGTGCTCGGTTTCAGCCTCGTCCTGGGCATTGCCACGCCCTCTGCCGCCCAGGAGTCGTACCCTCCCCAGCCTCATCGGGACGACTACGGCGACGCAACGTTCGCCCTCGCCGGTGACGCCATCATCACCCGCAAGCTGTCGGTATACACCGAGCCCGATTTCCTCGAGCTGCGTGACCTGATCCACAGCGCGTCGGCAGCGTTCGTGAACGCGGAGATGCTGTTCCTGGACTACCAGGAGCTGGATATCATCCCCGCTTCCCAGAGCGGTGGCACGTACATGCGAGCCGAACCCGAGCTCGCCGATGAACTGGTGTGGATGGGATTCGACCTCGTCAGCACCGCCAACAATCACTCACTCGACTTCAGCTTCGGGGGCCTGCGCTCCAACCTCCGCTGGCTTCGCGAATCCGGACTCGTGGCTTCCGGCACGGGCGAGAACCTCGCCGAAGCGCGCGCTCCGAAGTACATGGAGACGCCGCACGGTCGGGTGGCGCTGATCTCGGCTTCCTCGTCGTTCGTCGACTTCAATCGGGCGGGGCCGCAACGCAAGGACTTCCGCGGCAGGCCCGGGCTCAATCCGCTGCGCGTCGAGACCACCTACATCGTGCCGCCCGACCGCTTCCGTCAACTGCAGGAGCTGCGAAGCGGGTTGGACCTCGGGGGAGCCCGGAGCGACGACGAGCTGCGTCTCTTCGGCAGCACATTCCAACGCGGTGACGCGTTCAGCGTGCTGACCGAGCCGAACGCGGAGGACATCGCCGAGATCGCCGCATCGGTTTCCGACGCCAAGCGGCAGGCAAACTGGGTGATCGTCTCCAGTCACACACATCAAGGAGGCGGTGGAGTCGCCGACTTCCTCCGGGAGTTCGCGCACGCGGTGATCGACGCGGGCGCCGACATCTTCGTCGGGCACGGACCCCATGTCCTGCGCGGTGTGGAGATCTACAAAGGAAAGCCCATCTTCTACTCACTGGGCGATTTCCTCATGCAGAACGAAACCGTCGAGCTGCAACCCTGGGAGAACTACAACAGCGTGGGACTCGGTCCGGAGGCGCTGCCCGGCGAGTTCTACGTCGCGCGCAACGAGCAGAGCAACGGCAGCTTTCCTGCCCGACCAGGGGCCTGGGAGGCCGTTGTGGCCGTGCCGGTCTTCCACAGCGGGGTGCTCGAACGTATCGAGCTGCATCCGATCACCCTGGGCTACGGACTCGGTGTCCCGCAGCGCGGTCGGCCCCTGCTCGCAAAAGGCGAGTTGGCGGAGCGGATCATCCGCGGTCTCGCCGAGTTGTCCGAGCCGCTGGGCACCCGGGTCACCTTCGAGGACGGCATCGGCCTGGTCCGCCCCCAGAACTAG
- a CDS encoding CapA family protein, which translates to MALAGDAIITRRISMFDEAPFRGLVELVRSAGVGVVNLEVLFHAYEPDVIPASQSGGAYMAADPEIAKELSWMGFDMVARANNHSLDYGQGGMDATTRAVAAAGLAQAGVGANLALARAPAYRETESGRVALISLSTTFPDQARAGSQRKDLRGRPGLNPLRHTREYVVPEEDLVSLRRVAERLGLGGGASGPADRITFLRERFRVGSDPGTVTRADPRDLAEIVAEVSNARRSADWVVVTSHTHERGNSRFEPPDFQMELARAVIDAGADVYFGHGPHVLRGVEIYKGKPIFYGLGNFIFQNETLDFQPGDNYESWDLPPEALAADFHDRRAERGTDWAQDVPNWQSVVAFPVFEGGRLTEVQLHPISLGFGLERTQIGRPMLADPALAQDILQQMQELSRPFGTRIDIVEGIGRIRTP; encoded by the coding sequence ATGGCTCTCGCCGGGGACGCCATCATCACGCGACGCATCTCGATGTTCGACGAGGCGCCGTTCCGCGGCCTCGTCGAGCTGGTGCGTTCCGCGGGCGTGGGCGTGGTCAATCTCGAGGTGCTGTTCCACGCGTACGAGCCGGACGTCATCCCGGCGTCGCAGAGCGGCGGCGCCTACATGGCGGCGGATCCGGAGATCGCCAAGGAGCTCTCGTGGATGGGCTTCGACATGGTGGCCCGGGCCAACAACCACAGTCTGGACTACGGGCAGGGCGGGATGGACGCCACCACCCGGGCAGTGGCCGCCGCAGGTCTGGCGCAGGCCGGCGTAGGCGCGAACCTGGCGCTGGCCCGGGCACCTGCGTACCGGGAGACGGAGTCGGGGCGGGTCGCGTTGATCTCGCTTTCGACCACGTTCCCGGATCAGGCGCGCGCCGGTTCACAGCGGAAGGACCTCCGTGGTCGACCCGGGTTGAACCCGCTACGCCACACGCGCGAGTACGTCGTGCCGGAGGAGGATCTGGTCTCGCTGCGGCGCGTGGCGGAGCGGCTGGGGCTGGGGGGCGGCGCCAGCGGCCCGGCAGATCGCATCACCTTTCTCCGCGAGCGGTTCCGCGTCGGGAGCGATCCCGGCACCGTGACCCGGGCCGACCCCCGCGACCTGGCCGAGATCGTTGCGGAGGTGAGCAATGCGCGTCGCAGCGCGGATTGGGTCGTCGTGACCAGCCACACGCACGAGCGTGGCAACAGCCGCTTCGAGCCCCCGGACTTCCAGATGGAGCTGGCCAGGGCCGTCATCGACGCGGGTGCCGACGTCTACTTCGGGCATGGGCCCCACGTGCTGCGTGGCGTCGAGATCTACAAGGGCAAGCCGATCTTCTACGGCCTTGGCAACTTCATCTTCCAGAACGAGACGTTGGACTTCCAGCCGGGCGACAACTACGAGTCATGGGACCTTCCGCCCGAGGCCCTGGCCGCTGATTTCCACGACCGGCGCGCGGAACGGGGCACCGACTGGGCGCAGGACGTCCCGAACTGGCAGTCGGTGGTGGCCTTCCCCGTCTTCGAGGGCGGCCGTCTGACGGAGGTCCAGCTGCACCCGATCAGCCTGGGCTTCGGCTTGGAGCGAACCCAGATCGGGCGTCCCATGCTGGCCGACCCTGCCCTGGCCCAGGACATCCTGCAGCAGATGCAGGAGCTGTCCAGGCCTTTCGGTACGCGCATCGACATCGTTGAAGGCATCGGGCGCATCCGCACGCCCTGA
- a CDS encoding cytochrome c biogenesis protein CcdC: MVPAARLLPILAPLAGGAAVLVWRFRETRTPVTTRKIVLPPLGMATGFFMFLAPEQRIPWSWALTSFAAGALLLAVPLMRSSTLERDGAVVVMRRSHGFLGILLGLLALRLLLHEYVGHLVSARQTASVFFVLAFGMILRWRASMYVRFRTLRRAAAQRPSGVPYG, translated from the coding sequence ATGGTTCCCGCCGCGCGCCTGCTGCCCATCCTCGCACCCCTGGCCGGGGGCGCGGCGGTCCTGGTCTGGCGCTTCCGCGAGACGCGCACGCCGGTCACGACGCGCAAGATCGTCCTGCCTCCGCTCGGCATGGCCACCGGCTTCTTCATGTTCCTCGCGCCGGAGCAGCGCATCCCGTGGTCGTGGGCGCTCACGTCCTTCGCCGCGGGCGCCCTCCTGCTCGCGGTCCCGCTGATGCGCAGCTCCACGCTCGAACGGGACGGCGCCGTGGTCGTGATGCGGCGCTCGCACGGCTTCCTCGGAATCCTGCTGGGCTTGCTGGCTCTCCGGCTGCTGCTGCACGAGTACGTCGGCCACCTGGTCTCGGCCCGCCAGACGGCCAGCGTCTTCTTCGTCCTCGCGTTCGGGATGATCCTGCGCTGGCGCGCCTCGATGTATGTGCGGTTCCGAACGTTGCGCCGAGCCGCCGCTCAGCGCCCGTCCGGCGTCCCGTACGGGTAG
- a CDS encoding TonB-dependent receptor plug domain-containing protein, with the protein MPSAHRLLEPPALLVLLVAGVAPVGGAVQQGGVVSGSVTTVHEREGVPGARVTLEGVAVAAQTDVDGRFRLSDAPAGSRELRVELVGCVPLATEVDVRATAPVTLTILVDGPALRRDARLRQRADQEGERTFTVERLERSEMERDPARSIADLIRGAFPGVRVVQGSGAPGAGLSIQLRGPSSINAEQAPLLVVDGIITGGGLDDLDPNDVERIEVLKGAAGGALYGARGQAGVIEITSRSAAAAEPRCILRLAPEP; encoded by the coding sequence ATGCCCAGCGCACACCGCCTCCTCGAACCCCCGGCGCTTCTGGTTCTCCTCGTGGCGGGCGTGGCCCCCGTCGGGGGCGCCGTCCAACAGGGGGGCGTGGTCTCGGGATCCGTGACGACGGTCCACGAGCGTGAAGGCGTGCCCGGAGCGCGTGTCACACTGGAGGGTGTGGCAGTCGCGGCGCAGACCGACGTCGACGGCCGGTTTCGTCTCTCGGACGCGCCCGCCGGATCCCGGGAGCTGCGGGTCGAGTTGGTCGGGTGCGTTCCCCTCGCCACGGAGGTCGACGTCCGGGCAACCGCTCCCGTGACCCTGACCATCCTGGTGGATGGTCCAGCCCTGCGTCGCGACGCCCGGCTCCGGCAGCGCGCCGACCAGGAGGGGGAGCGTACCTTCACGGTCGAGCGACTGGAGCGATCCGAGATGGAACGGGATCCCGCCCGATCCATCGCCGATCTCATCCGCGGCGCGTTTCCGGGCGTACGGGTCGTCCAAGGCAGTGGGGCTCCGGGTGCCGGGCTCTCGATCCAGTTGCGAGGCCCGTCCAGCATCAACGCGGAGCAGGCGCCGCTGCTCGTGGTCGACGGCATCATCACCGGTGGCGGGCTGGACGATCTCGACCCCAACGACGTGGAGCGGATCGAGGTGCTCAAGGGGGCCGCAGGAGGAGCCCTCTACGGCGCGCGAGGGCAGGCAGGCGTGATCGAGATCACCAGCCGATCCGCCGCGGCCGCGGAGCCCCGATGCATCCTGCGGCTCGCACCCGAGCCCTGA
- a CDS encoding amidohydrolase family protein yields the protein MNRREAVRTAAVTTAGLASGASALFARERSPQPAPELLIRGGTVINADGSRRADVRIVGERIREIGVDLRAGSGARVIDATGHLVMPGGIDPHAHLQGSFVDDLTTGTAAALAGGITAVGTFANPQRGEDPVQALDRWLAEASRSAIGDVFFHASSWPPTPDFAARMPALAERGQPSHKVFMTRADFGQHRRALVDVLEAARDAGVVTLVHCEDGALLDAAVTRLRAQGRTSLAWYAQSRPELAEIAATRDAAALCAWTGAPMHFVHLSSARALDAARDPALGPLPLTIETRPLYLYFTDEWLRGPDGPLYIGQPPLRPAGDVEAMWSGLVDGRIDMLATDHAPWTRAQKLDPELDITRLRPGVSDLRFVRPVLWSEGVAKGRITPERFVEVTSTAAARAFGLHPDRGVLAEGAYGDVMILDPERTHTVSAADDPSNSDYTPFEGWALTGWPILTVRRGEVVFEDGQVTGLPGSGRPAERRPWSPEAVR from the coding sequence ATGAACCGCCGAGAGGCCGTCCGCACGGCCGCCGTCACCACCGCCGGCCTGGCCTCCGGCGCCAGCGCGCTCTTCGCGCGCGAGCGTTCGCCTCAACCGGCTCCCGAGCTTCTGATCCGCGGGGGCACGGTGATCAACGCCGACGGGAGCCGCCGTGCGGACGTGCGCATCGTGGGCGAACGGATCCGCGAGATCGGCGTGGACCTGCGGGCCGGGAGCGGGGCGCGCGTCATCGACGCCACCGGGCACCTGGTGATGCCGGGGGGGATCGATCCGCACGCGCACCTGCAGGGATCGTTCGTGGACGATCTGACCACCGGCACCGCCGCCGCGCTCGCCGGGGGCATCACGGCGGTGGGGACCTTCGCCAACCCCCAGCGCGGGGAGGACCCGGTCCAGGCGCTCGATCGCTGGCTGGCCGAGGCCTCCCGCTCGGCGATCGGCGACGTCTTCTTCCACGCCTCCTCCTGGCCGCCGACCCCCGACTTCGCGGCCCGGATGCCGGCGCTCGCCGAGCGCGGCCAACCCAGTCACAAGGTGTTCATGACGCGCGCCGACTTCGGTCAGCACCGGCGCGCGCTGGTGGATGTCCTGGAAGCGGCGCGTGACGCCGGTGTCGTGACGCTGGTGCACTGTGAAGACGGAGCGCTGCTGGACGCCGCGGTCACGCGTTTGCGCGCGCAGGGCCGCACCTCCCTCGCCTGGTACGCACAGAGCCGTCCCGAGCTGGCGGAGATCGCGGCGACGCGGGACGCGGCCGCTCTGTGTGCCTGGACCGGCGCCCCCATGCACTTCGTGCATCTGTCCTCCGCGCGGGCGCTGGACGCCGCCCGCGACCCCGCGCTCGGGCCGCTCCCGCTCACCATCGAGACGCGCCCCCTCTACCTGTACTTCACCGACGAGTGGCTGCGGGGACCGGACGGCCCGCTGTATATCGGCCAGCCGCCACTGCGTCCCGCCGGAGATGTGGAAGCCATGTGGAGCGGTCTCGTCGACGGCCGCATCGACATGCTGGCCACGGACCACGCGCCGTGGACGCGGGCGCAGAAGCTGGACCCCGAGCTGGACATCACCCGCCTCCGCCCCGGGGTCAGCGACCTGCGTTTCGTGCGGCCGGTGCTCTGGTCCGAGGGGGTGGCCAAGGGGCGCATCACCCCGGAGCGCTTCGTGGAGGTGACCTCCACGGCGGCCGCCCGCGCGTTCGGGCTCCATCCGGACCGCGGCGTGTTGGCGGAAGGCGCGTATGGCGACGTGATGATCCTCGACCCCGAGCGGACGCACACGGTCAGCGCAGCGGACGACCCGTCCAACTCCGACTACACCCCGTTCGAGGGGTGGGCCCTGACGGGATGGCCGATCCTGACCGTCCGCCGCGGCGAGGTGGTCTTCGAGGACGGTCAGGTGACCGGTCTGCCGGGAAGCGGCCGACCGGCAGAGCGCCGACCGTGGTCGCCGGAGGCGGTCAGATGA
- a CDS encoding M81 family metallopeptidase: protein MNAFRMLVAGVVLAVFACTPSEPEERAYRVAVMKFQQETCTFCPGGDLETADWTVLGPLLTGEDLLQSDGYIRGFVRQARDYGDMELITLTSPNDPFGGSSRSWSTQESFETFVGQMLDELRPQLPVDGVYLALHGALAVRGIPRPEAEIARRFREVVGPDVPIAGTFDLHGNEDGEFLRYANFAFVTKRFPHYDDGIQGERAARALHRVMSGTYTPTTATRKPGVITATVLQWTGASPSMDIMERARRWEARVPDAFVSVFYGFPWSDVPDVGATVHVMTNGDQARADEIADDMNEYIWRVRDRFARARYPRPEEAARQVREAIAGGRTPVAVGDYSDRPGDATHILQAFENAGIGKVVYAAITSPEQLDRLQEAGAGAGDAFEGAIGGFTESGGEPFPIQGTIAYAGPWEGYEYVAAIRFGDGNLVFLTPAYTQIMYPDNIEVEGVDPSDYEVFVVKSRAHFRRGFDETGFAPTVLVVEAPGPYIGTTFLDALPYENVDLTKLYPYGTPDGR from the coding sequence GTGAACGCGTTCCGGATGCTTGTCGCTGGCGTGGTGCTCGCCGTGTTCGCCTGCACTCCCTCCGAGCCGGAGGAGCGCGCCTATCGCGTGGCCGTCATGAAGTTCCAGCAGGAGACCTGCACCTTCTGTCCTGGCGGTGACCTCGAGACTGCGGACTGGACGGTCCTCGGCCCGCTGCTGACCGGCGAGGATCTCCTGCAGTCCGACGGCTACATCCGCGGATTCGTGCGGCAGGCCCGTGACTACGGGGACATGGAGCTGATCACCTTGACCTCGCCGAACGATCCGTTCGGCGGCTCCTCTCGCTCGTGGAGCACGCAGGAGTCCTTCGAGACGTTCGTCGGACAGATGCTCGATGAGCTTCGGCCGCAGCTGCCGGTGGACGGCGTCTATCTGGCGCTGCACGGCGCGCTGGCGGTGCGGGGAATCCCTCGTCCGGAGGCGGAGATCGCAAGGCGCTTCCGGGAGGTCGTGGGCCCCGACGTACCGATCGCGGGCACGTTCGATCTGCATGGGAACGAGGACGGCGAGTTCCTCCGGTACGCCAACTTCGCGTTCGTGACCAAGCGCTTCCCGCACTACGACGACGGCATCCAGGGCGAGCGGGCGGCTCGAGCGCTCCACCGGGTCATGAGCGGGACCTACACGCCGACCACCGCGACCCGCAAGCCCGGCGTCATCACCGCAACGGTCCTGCAGTGGACCGGCGCCTCACCCTCCATGGACATCATGGAGCGGGCGCGACGGTGGGAGGCGCGCGTGCCCGACGCATTCGTCAGCGTCTTCTACGGGTTCCCCTGGTCGGACGTCCCCGATGTGGGCGCGACCGTCCACGTCATGACCAACGGGGATCAGGCCCGCGCCGATGAGATCGCCGACGACATGAACGAGTACATCTGGCGGGTTCGGGACCGTTTCGCGCGGGCCCGGTACCCGCGTCCGGAGGAGGCGGCCCGCCAGGTGCGTGAGGCCATCGCTGGGGGCCGGACGCCGGTGGCGGTAGGGGACTACTCGGACCGTCCGGGCGATGCGACGCACATCCTCCAGGCATTCGAGAATGCCGGGATAGGCAAGGTGGTCTATGCAGCCATCACGTCTCCCGAGCAGCTGGACCGATTGCAGGAGGCCGGAGCCGGGGCCGGGGACGCCTTCGAGGGGGCGATCGGGGGCTTCACGGAGTCCGGCGGAGAGCCGTTCCCGATCCAGGGCACGATCGCGTACGCGGGACCGTGGGAAGGCTACGAGTACGTCGCAGCGATCCGCTTCGGCGACGGGAACCTGGTGTTCCTCACCCCCGCCTACACGCAGATCATGTATCCCGACAACATCGAGGTGGAGGGCGTCGATCCCTCCGACTACGAGGTCTTCGTGGTGAAGTCCCGAGCCCACTTCCGGCGCGGGTTCGACGAGACGGGTTTCGCCCCCACGGTCCTCGTGGTGGAGGCGCCGGGTCCCTACATCGGCACCACGTTCCTCGACGCCCTGCCGTACGAGAACGTCGATCTCACGAAGCTCTACCCGTACGGGACGCCGGACGGGCGCTGA